A DNA window from Helianthus annuus cultivar XRQ/B chromosome 15, HanXRQr2.0-SUNRISE, whole genome shotgun sequence contains the following coding sequences:
- the LOC110913942 gene encoding uncharacterized protein LOC110913942, translated as MNDPGSFTIPCLIGSLSVSNALADLGASINLMPYAVFAKLDLGEPKPTRMSIQLADRSVKYPRGIVENMLVKIDKFVFPVDFVILDMDEDKNVPLILGRPFLATARALIDVCTGRLTLRVDDEEVTFDIGKSMQHS; from the coding sequence ATGAATGATCCTGGGAGTTTCACTATCCCGTGTTTGATTGGTAGTTTGTCGGTCAGCAATGCATTGGCTGATCTTGGAGCTAGCATAAACCTCATGCCATATGCGGTTTTTGCTAAGCTAGACTTGGGAGAGCCCAAGCCAACTCGTATGAGCATTCAGCTAGCCGACCGTTCAGTGAAGTACCCTCGAGGCATAGTTGAGAATATGCTGGTGAAAATCGACAAGTTTGTCTTTCCTGTCGATTTCGTGATTCTAGACATGGATGAGGACAAAAATGTTCCACTTATCTTAGGTCGCCCATTCTTAGCCACTGCGAGAGCCTTGATTGATGTCTGCACCGGTAGACTTACTCTTAGGGTTGATGATGAGGAGGTTACCTTTGATATAGGGAAATCCATGCAACACTCATAA
- the LOC110913943 gene encoding uncharacterized protein LOC110913943: MSSTPAADIVEPSSEPERDLHRRLRERFHVVAETIETDAADDDTFYEVRVDMAVNRQSSLDGLPASINAPTIDNNNFEIKAGTISMLQNAVQLYGKDHEDPSVHIAGFLEVCATFRIRDASPDAIRLRLFPFSLRDGAKEWLLSLPAGSITTWNQLAEKFLQKYFPPEKTVRLRTKILNFHQDEDESLYKARERFKELMRKVPHHGLPKWQQCQIFYHGLDSQGQMMVDTYSGGDIGTKNATEAFEILEKCAAKNRTQQPPRGKSSRQGVHHVDDYTAMTARMDALSSKFDRVMEIHSRGSSSGGAYQVGDFPTGEMSHEHVDFMGNQYRPQNNPYSNTYNPGWKNHPNFSWKPDASNQYPPGFAPRPTAPVHGAYGPPRPQQTPPSSDPSVHDMLSQILAGQNTQKAENEKRFKEYDSRFTRHESELRSQKASMQTIENQVGQIAKMLSERQQGGLPSNTEPNPNATAKAITLRSGKTTQAIPPAVSEKPVDDEEVDEEIEAESPGEVQQRRVPASTARPKEPVREYVPPIPYPGRLKKQKMEEHYGKFLELFKQLHINLPFVEALAQMPKYAKFLKDILSNKKNLRSFRR; encoded by the coding sequence ATGTCCTCAACCCCTGCTGCTGATATCGTTGAGCCTTCATCGGAGCCGGAGCGCGATCTTCACCGGAGACTGCGGGAGCGGTTTCACGTGGTAGCCGAGACGATTGAGACAGACGCAGCGGACGACGACACCTTCTACGAGGTTCGGGTAGACATGGCGGTCAATCGACAATCGTCACTCGATGGTTTACCTGCGAGCATCAATGCACCGACAATCGACAATAATAATTTCGAGATCAAGGCTGGCACCATATCGATGTTGCAGAATGCGGTGCAGCTTTATGGCAAGGATCACGAGGATCCTAGTGTTCACATCGCGGGGTTTCTAGAGGTTTGTGCCACATTTAGGATTCGTGATGCATCACCGGATGCTATCCGCCTTCGGCTCTTTCCGTTTTCCTTACGGGATGGAGCCAAGGAGTGGCTTCTTTCACTTCCAGCTGGATCTATCACTACATGGAATCAATTAGCTGAGAAGTTCCTTCAGAAATATTTCCCTCCAGAGAAAACTGTTCGGTTGAGAACCAAgattctgaactttcatcaggaCGAGGACGAGTCCCTTTACAAGGCAAGGGAGCGGTTTAAAGAGCTTATGAGAAAGGTCCCACATCACGGGTTGCCCAAGTGGCAACAGTGTCAGATCTTCTACCATGGTTTGGACAGTCAGGGACAGATGATGGTTGATACATACTCGGGTGGTGATATCGGCACGAAAAATGCCACCGAGGCATTTGAGATTCTTGAAAAGTGTGCCGCGAAAAACCGGACGCAACAGCCCCCGAGGGGAAAGAGTTCTCGGCAGGGAGTTCATCATGTGGACGACTACACAGCCATGACAGCACGTATGGATGCCTTATCTTCGAAATTTGATCGAGTGATGGAAATACACTCGAGAGGTTCTTCGAGTGGGGGAGCGTATCAGGTAGGTGATTTCCCGACGGGAGAGATGTCACACGAGCATGTTGATTTCATGGGAAACCAATACCGTCCTCAAAATAATCCCTACAGCAATACCTATAATCCGGGGTGGAAGAATCATCCAAACTTTAGTTGGAAGCCCGATGCTTCTAACCAGTATCCACCCGGATTTGCTCCACGTCCCACAGCTCCAGTTCATGGAGCATATGGTCCACCTCGACCTCAGCAGACGCCTCCTTCTAGTGATCCTAGTGTGCATGATATGCTTAGTCAAATCTTAGCTGGTCAAAACACTCAAAAGGCTGAGAATGAGAAGCGTTTTAAGGAGTATGACAGCCGTTTCACGAGGCACGAGAGTGAGTTGAGAAGCCAAAAGGCTTCCATGCAGACCATTGAGAACCAAGTTGGCCAGATTGCCAAGATGTTGTCTGAGAGACAACAGGGGGGCCTTCCGAGCAACACAGAGCCAAATCCAAATGCTACTGCAAAGGCCATCACGTTGAGAAGCGGCAAGACCACTCAAGCCATCCCTCCGGCTGTGTCAGAAAAGCCAGTCGATGACGAGGAGGTTGATGAGGAGATTGAGGCTGAGTCTCCTGGTGAGGTGCAACAGAGGCGagtcccagcaagtaccgcacgacCCAAGGAGCCAGTGAGAGAGTATGTCCCTCCCATTCCATATCCGGGGAGGTTgaagaagcagaaaatggaagaACACTATGGTAAATTTCTCGAGCTTTTTAAGCAACTTCATATAAATTTACCATTTGTCGAGGCACTtgctcaaatgcctaaatatgcCAAGTTTCTGAAGGATATCCTATCCAACAAAAAGAACTTGAGGAGCTTTCGCAGGTGA